Proteins encoded in a region of the Planococcus shixiaomingii genome:
- a CDS encoding sigma-54 interaction domain-containing protein, with protein MKRPKLMLVTKDKRTYEKFSQQLAEYFKEEDLCIVSSDEEGSEDSDLILLSSVKLMDSRKYPPNKTIVSRRGIDISKMEELMQLPPGFNCIVVNNLPENTDEIIELLKSLGFQLNMHPCYPGSDKKIAGVDTAIVPSVIELVPSYIKNIIDIGIRPLDFSTIIEVSIRLGLGSEKVNSQSTRYVKEIISLSRKLSSSLDVVKELNHQLEAIFNTVHDGLIATDHHHNIIKINKASKDILGVSDRDSIIGKNAQLLFPKLFPGRVKLEASKEAEVVAINEKKLVVNKSVIEVDSKKIGELTAFQDVTRIQYLEKSIRKEMQKIGFSSRYTSKDILGSSKKIKETMQIVQKIAKTDHTVLILGENGTGKELFAHSIHDLSARGDGPLIPVNFAGLPQSLAESELFGYEEGTFTGAKKGGKQGLFEIANNGTIFLDEIGDAPLHIQTLLLRVLQEKQVMRVGGRSLIPVNVRVIAATNKDLKQLVKEGKFREDLYYRLFVLPIRIPALRERKEDLVDLLHYFIGNYSTANPYISPAVIKELLNYEWPGNVRELIGVAQYMTAVMENNEITLNDLPEQFKEKLGQKEQKEEDMVALLQREGDLLEFYAILSSLSKAKERMINMGRGKVVETVMAEGYPLTEQKVRKRMAVLRDHGLIYSGVKGKGSKISDSGESLLKMIEPVVKIKV; from the coding sequence TTGAAAAGACCTAAATTAATGCTGGTAACCAAGGATAAGAGAACTTATGAAAAATTCTCGCAGCAACTGGCAGAATACTTCAAGGAGGAAGATCTATGCATCGTATCTTCGGATGAAGAAGGCAGCGAGGACAGCGATCTCATTTTGCTTTCTTCTGTAAAACTGATGGACAGCCGAAAGTATCCTCCAAACAAAACAATTGTTTCGAGACGCGGCATAGACATTTCGAAAATGGAAGAGTTGATGCAATTACCTCCTGGCTTTAATTGCATCGTGGTAAACAACTTGCCTGAAAATACGGATGAAATTATTGAGCTTTTAAAGAGTTTGGGATTCCAACTAAATATGCATCCGTGTTACCCGGGATCTGACAAAAAAATAGCTGGAGTCGATACCGCTATCGTGCCATCGGTAATTGAACTCGTTCCCTCTTATATCAAAAACATCATTGATATCGGCATACGCCCTCTGGATTTTTCTACTATTATTGAAGTTTCCATTCGCTTGGGGTTAGGCAGTGAAAAAGTAAACTCCCAATCTACCCGCTATGTAAAAGAAATCATTTCATTAAGCCGCAAACTTTCTTCCTCTTTAGATGTGGTCAAAGAGCTTAACCATCAATTAGAAGCAATCTTTAATACGGTACATGATGGTTTGATTGCCACCGATCATCACCATAACATCATAAAAATCAATAAAGCTTCCAAAGACATTCTCGGAGTTTCTGATCGCGACTCTATCATCGGAAAAAATGCCCAGTTGCTATTTCCGAAACTTTTTCCCGGTCGTGTGAAACTTGAAGCTAGCAAAGAAGCCGAAGTAGTGGCGATCAACGAGAAAAAACTAGTTGTAAACAAAAGCGTAATAGAAGTTGATAGCAAGAAAATTGGCGAATTGACAGCGTTTCAGGACGTGACTCGAATCCAGTACTTGGAGAAAAGCATTCGAAAGGAAATGCAAAAAATCGGTTTTTCTTCAAGGTATACAAGCAAAGATATTCTCGGCAGCAGCAAAAAAATCAAAGAAACGATGCAGATTGTCCAAAAAATTGCTAAGACGGATCACACTGTCTTGATTCTAGGCGAAAACGGAACAGGAAAGGAATTGTTCGCCCATTCCATCCATGACTTATCAGCCAGAGGGGACGGTCCGCTGATTCCCGTCAACTTTGCAGGATTGCCTCAATCATTGGCTGAGAGTGAACTTTTCGGTTATGAAGAAGGTACGTTTACCGGGGCTAAAAAAGGGGGCAAACAAGGGCTATTTGAAATTGCAAATAACGGCACCATCTTTTTGGATGAAATCGGAGACGCGCCGCTCCATATTCAAACCTTGCTCCTCCGGGTGCTGCAAGAAAAGCAAGTGATGCGGGTAGGCGGCAGAAGTTTGATTCCGGTAAATGTCCGGGTCATTGCAGCGACAAATAAAGACTTAAAACAATTGGTGAAAGAAGGAAAATTTCGGGAAGATCTTTATTACCGGCTCTTTGTGCTGCCGATTCGCATTCCTGCACTAAGAGAGCGAAAAGAAGACCTTGTTGATTTGCTCCACTATTTTATCGGAAATTACTCTACTGCAAATCCATATATTTCCCCGGCCGTCATAAAGGAACTGCTCAACTACGAGTGGCCAGGCAATGTTCGCGAACTGATTGGCGTAGCGCAATATATGACGGCAGTGATGGAAAACAACGAAATTACTCTAAACGATTTGCCCGAACAATTTAAAGAAAAACTCGGACAGAAAGAACAAAAAGAAGAAGACATGGTAGCCCTCCTGCAAAGAGAAGGAGATTTGCTCGAATTTTACGCGATATTGTCCAGTTTAAGCAAAGCGAAAGAGCGGATGATAAATATGGGAAGAGGAAAAGTAGTAGAGACTGTCATGGCTGAAGGGTATCCGCTTACCGAACAGAAAGTCAGAAAGCGGATGGCCGTATTGCGGGATCACGGATTGATTTATTCCGGAGTTAAAGGAAAAGGAAGCAAAATTTCAGATTCGGGAGAGTCGCTATTAAAAATGATTGAACCTGTTGTGAAAATCAAAGTCTAG
- a CDS encoding SDR family NAD(P)-dependent oxidoreductase: MGRRAVIVTGAASGIGKGIAEKFAASGDDVLLVDIKEQQLNDAKEQLAAAFPEAVIKTAAGDLTSKEFVECIVSECKSVFGRADVLVNCAGIFPSTPFLQISREEWDSVVGLNLSATFFVTQAIARLMVETKPDNANIINISSTASEVARPGVAHYCSSKAGVKMLTQVLALELAPYGIRVNAVGPGLVETEALLATLNNEKSIAEHKEKVSFAPLNRTAELSEIAAAVYFLSSKEASYITGQNLLVDGGYSAGRVFKSFAPQGKKAIE; encoded by the coding sequence ATGGGGAGAAGAGCTGTCATTGTAACAGGTGCCGCTTCAGGCATCGGAAAAGGAATCGCCGAAAAATTTGCGGCCAGCGGAGACGATGTATTGCTAGTGGATATTAAAGAACAGCAGCTTAATGACGCGAAGGAACAGCTGGCTGCCGCATTTCCCGAGGCTGTCATTAAAACGGCCGCCGGCGATTTAACATCGAAGGAGTTTGTGGAGTGCATAGTCTCAGAGTGTAAATCGGTGTTCGGCAGAGCCGATGTCTTGGTCAACTGCGCGGGGATTTTCCCCAGCACCCCTTTTTTGCAGATATCGCGTGAGGAATGGGACAGCGTAGTCGGCTTGAATTTGTCTGCCACGTTCTTTGTGACGCAAGCGATCGCCAGGCTGATGGTGGAAACAAAACCTGACAATGCCAATATCATAAACATTTCTTCTACAGCGAGCGAAGTGGCGAGGCCTGGAGTAGCCCATTACTGTTCTTCAAAAGCCGGGGTGAAAATGCTGACTCAAGTGTTGGCGCTTGAACTTGCTCCTTATGGTATCCGGGTTAATGCCGTCGGTCCAGGGCTCGTCGAAACCGAAGCTCTGCTGGCTACGCTCAATAACGAAAAGTCGATTGCGGAACATAAAGAAAAAGTGTCTTTTGCGCCGCTGAACCGAACAGCAGAGCTATCGGAAATCGCTGCTGCCGTCTATTTTCTTTCGAGCAAAGAAGCCTCCTATATAACAGGGCAAAATCTTCTGGTGGATGGCGGCTATTCCGCAGGAAGGGTTTTTAAAAGCTTTGCACCACAAGGAAAGAAGGCGATTGAATGA
- a CDS encoding M20 family metallopeptidase, producing the protein MKKVIEQIEKNHEQMFHYLRNIVEQESFSADKERLDSLALWLSDTFKELIGGKTEIIEVEKYGNHVRCEWGEGDGQILILSHFDTVWPIGTLKKMPFRVEGDRVSGPGVFDMKGGLIQGVFALKAIRDAGIALSKKVVVLFDSDEEIGNPSSRFYIEQEAKKSDRVFVLEPGMTIEGGLKTARKGVGIYRMEVTGIPSHSGVDPEKGVSAIDELAHQIIWLHGQTDFTTGTTINVGKISGGSATNVIAEKAVAEIDVRGKTTEELERVHNMLMELEPLNERTKLIMSGDINRMPLERTEHVQEMFQTAKRIAKEHLGVELVEKETGGGSDGNLTAPFAPTLDGLGAVGDGAHANHEHLLLSRMNERCALLAGLIMNYAGVQKEEGVEAEQSRRS; encoded by the coding sequence ATGAAGAAAGTCATTGAACAAATCGAAAAAAACCATGAACAAATGTTTCACTATTTACGGAATATTGTTGAGCAGGAATCCTTTTCCGCTGACAAAGAACGGCTCGATAGCCTCGCGTTATGGCTGTCCGATACATTCAAAGAGCTTATTGGAGGAAAAACAGAAATCATTGAAGTTGAAAAATACGGCAACCATGTGAGATGCGAATGGGGCGAAGGAGACGGACAAATCCTGATTCTTTCCCACTTTGATACCGTCTGGCCAATCGGGACATTGAAAAAAATGCCTTTTCGAGTCGAGGGAGACCGGGTCAGCGGACCAGGCGTTTTTGACATGAAAGGCGGCTTGATCCAAGGGGTGTTTGCGTTAAAAGCCATCCGGGATGCCGGGATTGCCTTAAGTAAAAAGGTTGTCGTTTTATTTGATTCCGATGAAGAAATTGGCAATCCGAGTTCCCGTTTTTATATTGAGCAGGAGGCAAAAAAAAGCGATCGTGTGTTTGTGCTGGAACCGGGAATGACGATTGAAGGTGGCTTGAAGACGGCTAGAAAAGGAGTCGGCATCTACAGAATGGAAGTGACGGGAATCCCTTCCCATTCCGGAGTGGACCCGGAAAAAGGGGTTAGCGCCATCGATGAATTGGCGCACCAAATTATCTGGCTTCACGGACAGACCGATTTCACGACGGGCACAACAATCAATGTCGGCAAGATCTCTGGAGGTTCTGCGACAAACGTTATCGCAGAAAAAGCGGTGGCAGAAATTGATGTGAGAGGGAAAACCACTGAAGAATTGGAGCGGGTCCATAACATGCTGATGGAGCTTGAGCCGCTAAACGAGCGAACAAAACTGATAATGAGCGGCGATATCAACCGAATGCCGTTAGAGCGGACGGAGCATGTCCAAGAAATGTTCCAAACGGCAAAACGCATTGCCAAAGAACACCTGGGAGTGGAGCTGGTCGAAAAAGAAACCGGCGGCGGAAGCGACGGCAATTTGACTGCTCCATTCGCTCCGACACTTGATGGTCTTGGAGCGGTTGGGGACGGAGCTCATGCCAACCACGAGCACTTGCTTCTCAGCCGGATGAATGAACGGTGTGCACTGCTTGCAGGTTTAATTATGAACTACGCGGGCGTCCAAAAAGAAGAAGGGGTAGAGGCAGAACAGTCGAGGCGTTCATAA